A single region of the Gossypium arboreum isolate Shixiya-1 chromosome 12, ASM2569848v2, whole genome shotgun sequence genome encodes:
- the LOC108479173 gene encoding uncharacterized protein LOC108479173 isoform X2, protein MAVSPSPPSKKKNKNKKSNNANIETTRPTDSAYSTDPPPPQLSPKRRRNSSPGVRLIHGRIYDSQNGKTCHQCRQKTVDFAASCKTKINGKQCTIHFCHKCLLNRKKRGHQPTGVLVHAAKANGFASVSDMLHLKDSEKSGSQEPVDVAVSSKKRKAAEDEDSEVKGTGNSRKESSCKEPNGLIRANDKRDVTSNTKLMKRSKNGKEIVSEGNDLQKISPKKPKISMKVLNEGKVINDMITAIQLIDMKAPMKCDHGEDEVLNNADPVVKNKPICRSPNLKKKNIKAKNETSDAEIVLRQGTSLNHIDGIDLPVEDVGHALQFLEFCEVFGEVLNMKKGQSQLLLKELFTGKSKRKHKLRHPSIVQFHILLLSMMQKDLGKEYPCLNKNLSEKSWVKVLVEYINDSQYPLKQPLLDCLDVGGGDKYERLNSSKKLKVLNFLCDEALSTTDFRSWIDKQNLKFVERQKKAKEKLLSQREKERNLEKEMKKKLQDEIAKAILMRNGAPLSISENEELLSRIKSEVAQTLEVARTLASTLEVSETVVDEEDEPLNPVRSEPIFWDGHGHRFWKLRSYSSETDVLLQDIEGSDLVAAKEKWYTYSTEQKPIVEKYISSFRMQRK, encoded by the exons ATGGCTGTTTCTCCTTCTCCACCATCAAAGAAGAAGAATAAGAACAAGAAGAGCAACAACGCCAACATCGAGACAACTCGGCCTACTGACTCAGCTTACTCAACTGACCCACCACCACCACAACTCAGTCCAAAACGTCGTCGTAACAGTTCGCCTGGAGTTCGACTCATCCATGGTCGAATCTATGATTCTCAGAACGGCAAGACTTGTCACCAG TGTAGGCAAAAAACAGTGGATTTTGCAGCTTCTTGCAAGACAAAGATTAATGGGAAGCAATGTACCATCCATTTTTGTCACAAATGTCTCTTGAACAG GAAGAAACGAGGTCACCAGCCTACTGGTGTACTTGTACATGCAGCAAAGGCAAATGGGTTCGCCTCAGTTTCAGATATGTTGCATCTTAAGGATTCCGAAAAATCGGGTTCTCAAGAGCCTGTTGATGTAGCTGTGTCTTCCAAAAAGCGAAAAGCTGCAGAAGATGAG gATTCTGAAGTTAAGGGAACTGGTAATAGCAGAAAGGAAAGCAGTTGTAAAGAGCCTAATGGTTTGATACGAGCCAATGACAAAAGGGATGTAACTAGTAATACCAAGTTGATGAAACGCAGCAAGAACGGTAAGGAAATTGTCTCCGAAGGCAATGATCTCCAAAAGATTAGTCCTAAAAAGCCTAAGATCTCCATGAAGGTGTTGAACGAAGGCAAAGTGATTAATGACATGATTACTGCTATCCAACTAATTGACATGAAGGCGCCTATGAAGTGTGATCATGGAGAAGATGAAGTGCTAAACAATGCAGACCCTGTAGTGAAGAACAAGCCGATTTGTAGGTCTCCAAATCTTaagaagaaaaatataaaagCCAAAAACGAAACTTCTGATGCTGAAATTGTATTGCGTCAAGGCACATCATTAAACCATATCGATGGCATTGACTTGCCTGTCGAGGATGTTGGCCATGCCTTacaatttctagaattttgtgaAGTTTTTGGAGAG GTTCTCAATATGAAGAAAGGACAGTCTCAGCTGTTACTTAAAGAGTTATTTACTGGAAAAAGTAAACGCAAGCACAAATTACGTCATCCTTCAATTGTGCAGTTCCACATTCTACTGCTATCCATGATGCAAAAGGATTTAGGAAAAGA GTATCCTTGCTTAAATAAGAACTTAAGTGAAAAATCATGGGTGAAAGTTCTTGTAGAATACATAAATGATTCTCAATATCCATTAAAGCAGCCATTGTTGGATTGTTTAGATGTAGGTGGTGGTGATAAATATGAGCGATTAAATTCCTCTAAAAAGCTCAAAGTCTTAAATTTTCTATGTGATGAAGCTCTCAGCACCAC AGATTTTAGAAGCTGGATCGAtaaacaaaatttgaaatttgttGAAAGACAAAAGAAAGCAAAAGAGAAACTTCTTTCACAGAGGGAGAAG GAGAGAAACCTTGAAAAAGAGATGAAGAAGAAGTTGCAGGATGAGATAGCCAAAGCTATTCTTATGAGAAATGGTGCACCTCTTTCCATTTCAGAAAATGAAGAGCTTCTTTCGAGAATAAAGTCAGAAGTGGCTCAAACTCTTGAAGTGGCCCGTACTCTAGCAAGTACACTGGAAGTGTCTGAGACAGTGGTCGACGAGG AGGACGAGCCGTTAAATCCTGTTAGATCAGAGCCAATATTTTGGGATGGCCATGGTCACAGATTCTGGAAATTGAGAAGCTACTCTAGTGAAACAGATGTTTTACTTCAAG ATATTGAGGGCAGTGATCTAGTTGCAGCTAAAGAAAAATGGTACACCTACAGCACCGAACAAAAACCAATCGTTGAGAAATATATTTCATCTTTCAG GATGCAAAGGAAATAA
- the LOC108479176 gene encoding peptidyl-tRNA hydrolase, chloroplastic-like isoform X2, translating to MKLSSSIFTFRFLNFNSLFIKSHPSFKISAATKRTMTQFPNFSTKISNSCPANTAEDSQVSPPEPRPQSPPRKPWLIVGLGNPGKKFNGTRHNVGFMMVDAIAEAEGISINTVNFKAQIGKGFIGNVPVMLAKPQTFMNSSGESVGAIVSYYKIPLKQVLVIFDDLDLPFAKLRLLPKGGHGGHNGMRSIIDSFKGSRDFPRLRIGIGRPQGRMDTINFVLRAFNKQEREEVSGVYVSQWNGGCPDSLTRGFR from the exons atgaaattaaGTTCATCAATCTTCACTTTTCGCTTCCTAAACTTCAATTCCTTATTCATTAAATCTCATCCTTCCTTCAAAATTTCTGCCGCTACCAAAAGAACCATGACTCAATTCCCTAATTTTTCCACCAAAATTTCAAATTCTTGTCCCGCCAATACGGCGGAGGATTCCCAGGTGTCGCCGCCCGAGCCCAGGCCGCAGTCTCCGCCTCGCAAGCCGTGGCTCATCGTCGGTCTCGGTAATCCCGGCAAGAAATTCAATGGCACCCGCCACAAC GTGGGTTTCATGATGGTAGACGCTATAGCTGAGGCTGAAGGGATTTCTATTAACACTGTTAACTTTAAAGCTCAGATTGGAAAAg GATTTATAGGAAATGTTCCCGTCATGCTTGCCAAACCGCAAACGTTTATGAACTCAAGTGGTGAGTCT GTTGGGGCCATTGTATCATATTACAAGATTCCATTGAAGCAAGTACTTGTG ATTTTTGATGACTTAGATTTGCCTTTTGCCAAATTGAGACTGCTTCCGAAAGGCGGACATGGTGGACATAATGG GATGAGAAGTATCATCGATAGTTTTAAAGGTAGCCGCGATTTTCCTCGTCTAAGAATTG GCATTGGACGACCTCAAGGGAGGATGGATACTATTAATTTTGTTCTTCGTGCTTTCAACAAGCAAGAACGTGAAGAGGTAT CTGGAGTTTACGTTTCACAATGGAATGGAGGCTGTCCGGATTCTCTTACTCGAGGGTTTCGATAA
- the LOC108479177 gene encoding uncharacterized protein LOC108479177, which produces MNSVQWGYVRIITGTIFGGILGFYVMHRVELSYKEKMKERLRQYELELKRKEKLDELEESI; this is translated from the exons ATGAACTCAGTGCAATGGGGATATGTCCGTATCATCACCGGCACCATTTTTGGCGGTATCCTTGGCTTCTACGTTATGCACCGCGTCGAACTCAGTTACAAG GAAAAGATGAAGGAGCGATTGAGGCAATATGAGctcgaattgaaaagaaaagagaagctAGATGAACTTGAAGAATCCATCTAG
- the LOC108479173 gene encoding uncharacterized protein LOC108479173 isoform X1: MAVSPSPPSKKKNKNKKSNNANIETTRPTDSAYSTDPPPPQLSPKRRRNSSPGVRLIHGRIYDSQNGKTCHQCRQKTVDFAASCKTKINGKQCTIHFCHKCLLNRYGEKAEEVALLNDWTCPRCRGICNCSFCMKKRGHQPTGVLVHAAKANGFASVSDMLHLKDSEKSGSQEPVDVAVSSKKRKAAEDEDSEVKGTGNSRKESSCKEPNGLIRANDKRDVTSNTKLMKRSKNGKEIVSEGNDLQKISPKKPKISMKVLNEGKVINDMITAIQLIDMKAPMKCDHGEDEVLNNADPVVKNKPICRSPNLKKKNIKAKNETSDAEIVLRQGTSLNHIDGIDLPVEDVGHALQFLEFCEVFGEVLNMKKGQSQLLLKELFTGKSKRKHKLRHPSIVQFHILLLSMMQKDLGKEYPCLNKNLSEKSWVKVLVEYINDSQYPLKQPLLDCLDVGGGDKYERLNSSKKLKVLNFLCDEALSTTDFRSWIDKQNLKFVERQKKAKEKLLSQREKERNLEKEMKKKLQDEIAKAILMRNGAPLSISENEELLSRIKSEVAQTLEVARTLASTLEVSETVVDEEDEPLNPVRSEPIFWDGHGHRFWKLRSYSSETDVLLQDIEGSDLVAAKEKWYTYSTEQKPIVEKYISSFRMQRK; this comes from the exons ATGGCTGTTTCTCCTTCTCCACCATCAAAGAAGAAGAATAAGAACAAGAAGAGCAACAACGCCAACATCGAGACAACTCGGCCTACTGACTCAGCTTACTCAACTGACCCACCACCACCACAACTCAGTCCAAAACGTCGTCGTAACAGTTCGCCTGGAGTTCGACTCATCCATGGTCGAATCTATGATTCTCAGAACGGCAAGACTTGTCACCAG TGTAGGCAAAAAACAGTGGATTTTGCAGCTTCTTGCAAGACAAAGATTAATGGGAAGCAATGTACCATCCATTTTTGTCACAAATGTCTCTTGAACAG ATATGGGGAAAAGGCTGAGGAGGTGGCTTTGTTGAATGATTGGACTTGTCCAAGATGTAGAGGAATTTGCAACTGTAGTTTCTGCAT GAAGAAACGAGGTCACCAGCCTACTGGTGTACTTGTACATGCAGCAAAGGCAAATGGGTTCGCCTCAGTTTCAGATATGTTGCATCTTAAGGATTCCGAAAAATCGGGTTCTCAAGAGCCTGTTGATGTAGCTGTGTCTTCCAAAAAGCGAAAAGCTGCAGAAGATGAG gATTCTGAAGTTAAGGGAACTGGTAATAGCAGAAAGGAAAGCAGTTGTAAAGAGCCTAATGGTTTGATACGAGCCAATGACAAAAGGGATGTAACTAGTAATACCAAGTTGATGAAACGCAGCAAGAACGGTAAGGAAATTGTCTCCGAAGGCAATGATCTCCAAAAGATTAGTCCTAAAAAGCCTAAGATCTCCATGAAGGTGTTGAACGAAGGCAAAGTGATTAATGACATGATTACTGCTATCCAACTAATTGACATGAAGGCGCCTATGAAGTGTGATCATGGAGAAGATGAAGTGCTAAACAATGCAGACCCTGTAGTGAAGAACAAGCCGATTTGTAGGTCTCCAAATCTTaagaagaaaaatataaaagCCAAAAACGAAACTTCTGATGCTGAAATTGTATTGCGTCAAGGCACATCATTAAACCATATCGATGGCATTGACTTGCCTGTCGAGGATGTTGGCCATGCCTTacaatttctagaattttgtgaAGTTTTTGGAGAG GTTCTCAATATGAAGAAAGGACAGTCTCAGCTGTTACTTAAAGAGTTATTTACTGGAAAAAGTAAACGCAAGCACAAATTACGTCATCCTTCAATTGTGCAGTTCCACATTCTACTGCTATCCATGATGCAAAAGGATTTAGGAAAAGA GTATCCTTGCTTAAATAAGAACTTAAGTGAAAAATCATGGGTGAAAGTTCTTGTAGAATACATAAATGATTCTCAATATCCATTAAAGCAGCCATTGTTGGATTGTTTAGATGTAGGTGGTGGTGATAAATATGAGCGATTAAATTCCTCTAAAAAGCTCAAAGTCTTAAATTTTCTATGTGATGAAGCTCTCAGCACCAC AGATTTTAGAAGCTGGATCGAtaaacaaaatttgaaatttgttGAAAGACAAAAGAAAGCAAAAGAGAAACTTCTTTCACAGAGGGAGAAG GAGAGAAACCTTGAAAAAGAGATGAAGAAGAAGTTGCAGGATGAGATAGCCAAAGCTATTCTTATGAGAAATGGTGCACCTCTTTCCATTTCAGAAAATGAAGAGCTTCTTTCGAGAATAAAGTCAGAAGTGGCTCAAACTCTTGAAGTGGCCCGTACTCTAGCAAGTACACTGGAAGTGTCTGAGACAGTGGTCGACGAGG AGGACGAGCCGTTAAATCCTGTTAGATCAGAGCCAATATTTTGGGATGGCCATGGTCACAGATTCTGGAAATTGAGAAGCTACTCTAGTGAAACAGATGTTTTACTTCAAG ATATTGAGGGCAGTGATCTAGTTGCAGCTAAAGAAAAATGGTACACCTACAGCACCGAACAAAAACCAATCGTTGAGAAATATATTTCATCTTTCAG GATGCAAAGGAAATAA
- the LOC108479176 gene encoding peptidyl-tRNA hydrolase, chloroplastic-like isoform X1 codes for MKLSSSIFTFRFLNFNSLFIKSHPSFKISAATKRTMTQFPNFSTKISNSCPANTAEDSQVSPPEPRPQSPPRKPWLIVGLGNPGKKFNGTRHNVGFMMVDAIAEAEGISINTVNFKAQIGKGFIGNVPVMLAKPQTFMNSSGESVGAIVSYYKIPLKQVLVIFDDLDLPFAKLRLLPKGGHGGHNGMRSIIDSFKGSRDFPRLRIGIGRPQGRMDTINFVLRAFNKQEREELEFTFHNGMEAVRILLLEGFDKSATYVNSTKAMEQLG; via the exons atgaaattaaGTTCATCAATCTTCACTTTTCGCTTCCTAAACTTCAATTCCTTATTCATTAAATCTCATCCTTCCTTCAAAATTTCTGCCGCTACCAAAAGAACCATGACTCAATTCCCTAATTTTTCCACCAAAATTTCAAATTCTTGTCCCGCCAATACGGCGGAGGATTCCCAGGTGTCGCCGCCCGAGCCCAGGCCGCAGTCTCCGCCTCGCAAGCCGTGGCTCATCGTCGGTCTCGGTAATCCCGGCAAGAAATTCAATGGCACCCGCCACAAC GTGGGTTTCATGATGGTAGACGCTATAGCTGAGGCTGAAGGGATTTCTATTAACACTGTTAACTTTAAAGCTCAGATTGGAAAAg GATTTATAGGAAATGTTCCCGTCATGCTTGCCAAACCGCAAACGTTTATGAACTCAAGTGGTGAGTCT GTTGGGGCCATTGTATCATATTACAAGATTCCATTGAAGCAAGTACTTGTG ATTTTTGATGACTTAGATTTGCCTTTTGCCAAATTGAGACTGCTTCCGAAAGGCGGACATGGTGGACATAATGG GATGAGAAGTATCATCGATAGTTTTAAAGGTAGCCGCGATTTTCCTCGTCTAAGAATTG GCATTGGACGACCTCAAGGGAGGATGGATACTATTAATTTTGTTCTTCGTGCTTTCAACAAGCAAGAACGTGAAGAG CTGGAGTTTACGTTTCACAATGGAATGGAGGCTGTCCGGATTCTCTTACTCGAGGGTTTCGATAAAAGTGCAACATATGTCAACAGCACCAAAGCAATGGAACAGCTTGGGTAA